Proteins encoded by one window of Verrucomicrobiia bacterium:
- a CDS encoding YciI family protein, whose protein sequence is MKYICLGYIEPNKFESMSESERNTMLDECFTYDNELRRNGHFAGGEALQPPQTATTLRWKNGKVSITDGPYAETKEQIGGILILEARDLNHAIQLMSKHPGVKAGPFEIRPAADLTDMISESEQRRVNASQGFGRR, encoded by the coding sequence ATGAAATACATCTGCCTTGGTTATATCGAACCGAACAAGTTTGAATCGATGTCTGAAAGTGAGCGCAACACGATGTTGGATGAATGCTTCACCTACGACAACGAGTTGCGGAGGAACGGGCACTTCGCTGGCGGTGAGGCGTTACAGCCCCCGCAGACGGCCACAACCTTGCGCTGGAAAAACGGCAAAGTGTCCATTACGGACGGCCCCTATGCCGAGACGAAGGAACAAATCGGGGGCATTCTCATTCTTGAAGCTCGAGACCTGAATCACGCCATCCAGTTGATGTCAAAACATCCCGGTGTGAAAGCCGGGCCGTTCGAGATACGTCCCGCTGCGGACCTGACTGACATGATCAGCGAAAGTGAACAGCGACGTGTGAACGCAAGTCAGGGATTCGGAAGGAGGTAA
- a CDS encoding cupin domain-containing protein — protein sequence MKTFQGYQLIAPDDLHWRPSNLMRIPNADFLERTGSENLSARLWRLPPKSANTLHKHIRQEEFYFVLEGTGRMRVGEETLTVPKHGGVLVGPDQLRQVFNDTDADVLWLIVGAPEELEFLQGSKSTDMDLKLIYPTDPTQLPKELAGVSWPPKA from the coding sequence ATGAAAACATTCCAGGGCTACCAACTCATCGCCCCCGACGACCTGCACTGGCGGCCGTCGAACCTGATGCGCATCCCGAACGCGGATTTTCTGGAGCGCACGGGCAGCGAGAATCTCAGCGCGCGACTTTGGCGGCTGCCGCCGAAAAGCGCCAACACGCTGCACAAGCACATCCGGCAGGAGGAATTTTATTTCGTGCTCGAAGGCACGGGCCGCATGCGCGTGGGCGAGGAGACGTTGACGGTTCCCAAACACGGCGGCGTGCTGGTCGGCCCGGATCAGTTGCGACAGGTTTTCAACGACACCGACGCGGACGTGCTCTGGCTCATCGTTGGCGCGCCGGAAGAACTGGAATTTCTGCAAGGCTCCAAGTCCACCGACATGGATTTGAAACTCATCTATCCGACCGATCCAACGCAACTGCCCAAGGAACTCGCCGGCGTATCATGGCCGCCAAAGGCGTGA
- a CDS encoding carboxymuconolactone decarboxylase family protein → MKTNIANLNEPRLNYRKVSPTVLQALWGVEKAVNESGLESSLQELVKLRASQLNGCAFCIDMHYRDALKAGEAEQRLFLLNAWEEAPVYTPRERAALRWTEALTKLAGNSVSEELYEAVRAEFSETELVSLTLAVVAINSWNRFSVGFRVPPGFTL, encoded by the coding sequence ATGAAAACAAATATTGCCAATCTAAACGAACCGCGTCTGAACTATCGCAAAGTGTCGCCGACCGTGTTGCAAGCCTTGTGGGGCGTGGAAAAGGCCGTGAACGAAAGCGGGCTGGAAAGTTCCTTGCAGGAACTGGTCAAGCTGCGCGCGTCGCAACTCAACGGCTGCGCCTTTTGCATTGATATGCACTATCGCGATGCCCTCAAGGCCGGCGAGGCGGAACAACGCTTGTTTCTGTTGAATGCGTGGGAGGAAGCGCCGGTTTACACGCCGCGCGAACGGGCGGCGTTGCGCTGGACGGAAGCGCTGACCAAGCTGGCCGGGAATAGTGTCAGCGAGGAACTTTACGAAGCCGTGCGCGCGGAATTTTCCGAAACCGAACTGGTGAGCCTCACGCTGGCCGTGGTGGCGATCAATAGTTGGAACCGTTTTAGTGTGGGCTTCCGCGTGCCGCCCGGGTTTACTTTGTGA
- a CDS encoding RNA polymerase sigma-70 factor, with amino-acid sequence MIESFNAHRGQLFGIAYRMLGSVAEADDLVQETWLRWQKQDLEKVSSPKAWLIATITRLCIDQLRSARRQREEYYGVWLPEPLVENAPASPENSAMIAESLTMAFMLLLETLDPVERAVFVLREAFDYDYADIAAIVGKSEANCRQIVRRSKLQLATPPVATAPSECARRVVEKFMAAAAGGEVRDLLALLTADATLYSDGGGRVSAAGRPIHSADHISRFFVGIRDRQPADVALRFVAINGRPGVLMSSGGHIFNAVSFDLDDERVRAIYIVRNPEKLKHLPPVANN; translated from the coding sequence ATGATCGAATCGTTCAACGCACATCGCGGCCAGTTGTTCGGCATCGCCTATCGGATGCTGGGCAGCGTGGCCGAGGCGGACGACCTGGTGCAGGAGACGTGGCTGCGCTGGCAGAAGCAGGATTTAGAAAAAGTGTCTTCGCCCAAGGCTTGGTTGATTGCCACGATCACGCGGCTGTGCATTGATCAACTGCGGTCCGCGCGGCGCCAGCGCGAGGAATATTACGGCGTCTGGCTGCCGGAACCGCTGGTGGAAAACGCGCCCGCGTCGCCGGAAAATTCGGCGATGATTGCGGAGTCGTTGACGATGGCGTTCATGCTGTTGCTCGAAACGCTCGACCCGGTGGAACGCGCGGTCTTCGTGCTACGCGAGGCATTTGATTACGATTACGCGGACATCGCCGCCATCGTGGGCAAGAGCGAAGCGAACTGCCGCCAGATCGTGCGGCGCTCCAAACTGCAACTGGCCACGCCGCCCGTGGCGACCGCTCCGAGCGAGTGCGCGCGGCGCGTGGTGGAGAAATTCATGGCCGCCGCGGCGGGCGGCGAAGTGCGTGACTTGCTGGCTTTGCTGACCGCGGATGCGACGCTGTATTCCGACGGCGGCGGACGCGTTTCTGCGGCGGGTCGGCCGATTCACAGCGCGGATCACATCAGCCGGTTTTTCGTCGGCATTCGCGATCGTCAGCCGGCGGATGTGGCGTTGCGCTTCGTGGCCATCAATGGCCGGCCGGGCGTGTTGATGAGCAGCGGCGGACACATTTTCAACGCGGTTTCGTTCGACTTGGACGACGAACGGGTTCGCGCTATTTACATCGTGCGCAATCCGGAAAAGTTGAAACATCTGCCGCCCGTGGCGAACAACTGA
- a CDS encoding isocitrate lyase/phosphoenolpyruvate mutase family protein: MNQNEKAARFQALHQSGEVLLFPNLWDGGSARMLEQLGFQALATSSGACAATLGRRDGKISRAEALAHCRQIVAATNLPVAADLENGFAHDPASVAETIRLAAEVGLVGGSIEDSSGDQNQPQYDLSLAVERIVAAVEAAKALPFKFTLTARAENFFRGKPDLSDTIQRLTAYERAGADVLFAPALPDLAAVRELCSAVRKPVNFMVGIKGKSFTVAELTAAGVKRISFASSLYRTAMTGLLNAAREIKTTGTFGYLENTLTTPQLNEFLRS, encoded by the coding sequence ATGAACCAGAACGAAAAAGCGGCACGCTTTCAAGCGTTGCATCAAAGCGGGGAAGTTCTGTTATTTCCCAATCTTTGGGACGGTGGTTCGGCGCGCATGCTGGAACAACTCGGCTTTCAGGCGCTCGCCACGTCCAGCGGCGCGTGCGCGGCCACGCTCGGCCGACGCGACGGAAAAATCTCCCGTGCCGAAGCGCTGGCGCACTGCCGGCAGATTGTCGCGGCAACGAATCTGCCGGTCGCGGCGGATTTGGAAAATGGATTTGCGCACGATCCGGCTAGCGTGGCGGAAACCATACGGCTGGCGGCGGAAGTGGGATTGGTGGGCGGTTCGATTGAAGATTCCAGCGGCGACCAGAACCAGCCGCAATACGATTTGAGCCTGGCTGTGGAACGCATCGTCGCCGCCGTGGAGGCAGCGAAAGCGTTGCCGTTCAAATTCACGCTCACGGCGCGCGCGGAAAATTTCTTCCGCGGCAAACCGGATTTGTCCGACACCATCCAACGGCTCACAGCCTACGAGCGGGCCGGCGCGGATGTGCTGTTCGCCCCGGCGTTGCCGGATCTGGCGGCGGTGCGCGAATTGTGTTCCGCCGTGCGGAAGCCGGTGAATTTCATGGTGGGCATCAAGGGGAAATCTTTCACGGTCGCGGAACTCACAGCGGCAGGCGTCAAGCGCATCAGTTTCGCGAGTTCGTTGTATCGAACGGCGATGACGGGTTTGTTGAACGCGGCCCGGGAAATTAAAACTACCGGCACGTTTGGCTACCTGGAAAACACGCTGACCACACCGCAGTTGAACGAGTTTTTGCGGTCCTAG
- a CDS encoding GNAT family N-acetyltransferase, which produces MQNLKDDKSAPVAVRPLREADLTEARLIFHLAFGTFLGLSEPMRFCAGRDFFRGRYFANPEGFLGAEAHGMLIGSNIASHWGSVGFLGPLAIHPDFWDRGVARKLLEPTVQLFDRWHTRHAGLFTFPHSTKHVHLYQKFGFAPRFLTAVMSKTVRPPASSLDGELYYSGLTPARQSECLKASLELSDAIYEGLDLRGEIRAVAEQKLGEVIFLWNGSQLMAFAICHCGAETEAGELTCYVKFGAARHAKGLEQLLSACEALAVRRGLTRIEAGVSTAREEAYRRMQARGFRTDVLGVAMHRPNEAGYSRPEAFVLDDWR; this is translated from the coding sequence ATGCAAAACCTGAAGGACGACAAATCAGCGCCGGTTGCGGTGCGCCCACTCCGCGAGGCGGACCTGACGGAGGCGAGGCTCATTTTCCATCTTGCGTTCGGCACATTTTTGGGGCTTTCGGAGCCGATGCGGTTTTGCGCAGGGCGGGACTTTTTCCGTGGCCGCTACTTTGCGAATCCAGAAGGGTTCCTGGGTGCGGAGGCACATGGCATGCTGATCGGATCGAATATTGCGAGCCATTGGGGCAGCGTCGGTTTTTTGGGACCGCTGGCCATCCACCCGGATTTTTGGGATCGTGGCGTCGCCCGGAAGTTGCTGGAACCGACGGTGCAGCTCTTCGATAGATGGCACACGCGGCACGCCGGTTTGTTTACATTTCCGCACAGCACCAAGCACGTGCATCTCTACCAGAAATTCGGATTCGCCCCACGCTTTCTCACGGCGGTGATGTCCAAGACAGTCCGGCCGCCGGCGTCATCCTTGGATGGCGAGCTTTACTACTCCGGATTGACGCCCGCCCGGCAGTCCGAATGCCTGAAGGCATCCCTCGAATTGTCGGATGCGATATATGAGGGGCTGGACCTGCGAGGGGAAATTCGTGCGGTCGCGGAACAAAAATTGGGTGAAGTCATCTTTCTCTGGAACGGTTCCCAGCTGATGGCGTTTGCCATTTGCCATTGCGGCGCCGAAACGGAAGCGGGCGAGCTGACGTGTTACGTGAAGTTTGGCGCCGCACGCCACGCTAAGGGACTTGAGCAGTTGCTTTCCGCCTGTGAGGCGCTCGCGGTCCGTCGCGGCCTGACGCGCATCGAGGCCGGCGTAAGCACGGCGCGTGAGGAAGCCTATCGTCGGATGCAGGCCCGGGGCTTTCGCACAGACGTCCTTGGTGTGGCGATGCACCGGCCCAACGAAGCGGGCTATAGTCGCCCAGAGGCTTTCGTTCTGGACGATTGGCGGTAG
- a CDS encoding SRPBCC family protein, translated as MNTSNTNTVRLHRVLRATPERIYRAFLDADAMTKWLPPNGFTGKVHHLDARIGGTFKMSFTNFTTRKSHSFGGTYLELKPDELLRYTDRFDDPNLPGEMVTTVSLKQVFCGTEVNITQEGIPPMIPAEACYLGWQESLTLLAKLVEAEIPDQP; from the coding sequence ATGAACACCAGCAATACCAACACCGTGCGACTTCACCGGGTGCTCCGCGCAACGCCGGAGCGGATTTACCGTGCGTTTCTCGATGCAGACGCAATGACCAAGTGGCTTCCGCCAAACGGATTCACCGGGAAGGTGCATCATCTGGACGCCAGGATCGGTGGAACGTTCAAGATGTCGTTTACCAATTTTACGACCCGGAAGAGCCATTCTTTTGGCGGCACGTATCTTGAACTCAAACCGGACGAACTGCTCCGCTACACCGACCGGTTCGACGATCCCAATTTGCCGGGCGAAATGGTGACAACCGTTTCGCTCAAACAGGTCTTCTGCGGCACGGAAGTGAACATCACGCAGGAAGGCATCCCGCCAATGATTCCCGCCGAAGCCTGCTATCTCGGCTGGCAGGAATCATTGACGCTGTTGGCGAAACTGGTCGAGGCGGAAATTCCCGATCAGCCATAG
- a CDS encoding DUF5069 domain-containing protein: MPQPYPTIIPGLRSPSEQIQGLVWFGRMLDKIRLAAAGKLPEDWQPARGTNMSGSFDARCCRFLKIDYAALEAEALKGDKTDEQLLEWAFQHGRRPGEEEMEIWNAFMTKRGWRDAGTQRLNERLAEIGLPPGAVQTMFEFIDLDEGRLKPER, translated from the coding sequence ATGCCACAACCGTATCCAACTATTATCCCGGGTCTGCGCAGCCCGTCTGAACAAATCCAAGGCCTCGTCTGGTTTGGCCGCATGCTGGACAAAATCCGGCTCGCCGCGGCAGGGAAACTGCCCGAAGACTGGCAGCCGGCGCGCGGCACGAACATGAGCGGCAGCTTCGATGCGCGCTGCTGTCGCTTTCTGAAAATCGATTACGCGGCGCTTGAGGCCGAAGCGCTCAAGGGCGACAAGACTGACGAACAATTGCTGGAGTGGGCCTTTCAACACGGCCGCCGGCCCGGCGAGGAGGAGATGGAAATCTGGAATGCCTTCATGACCAAGCGCGGCTGGCGTGATGCCGGCACCCAGCGGCTGAACGAACGGCTCGCGGAGATCGGACTGCCGCCCGGCGCGGTGCAGACGATGTTCGAATTTATCGATCTGGACGAGGGGCGGCTGAAACCCGAACGTTAA
- a CDS encoding winged helix DNA-binding domain-containing protein, with amino-acid sequence MHIGLERLANLGIAAANGATPAQVVSRLGAMQAQDYPGALWSIGLRTANATEADVEHAIRERQIVRTWPMRGTLHFVAAPDVRWMLALLTPRILANARRRAVRLELDAKTLARCEKLVVQALAGGRIMPRELLLARLEQAKISTAGSRGYHILWRLAQQGVICFGPREAKQHTFVLLDEWLPAAKPVEREVGLAELARRYVTSHGPATLADFAGWAGLRAADARDGVDGAASALERVAMNNKVYWLPRRTAPATPAVAQGHLLPGFDEFVLGYKDREAVLEARHAAKIIPGNNGMFMPTIAVAGRIAGTWQRTLKKSVTIQLMPFQRLTRAHRLALTPAVERYARFLGMPVKWEE; translated from the coding sequence ATGCACATCGGACTCGAACGACTGGCGAATTTGGGAATCGCCGCCGCCAACGGTGCCACACCCGCGCAGGTTGTCTCCCGGCTGGGCGCCATGCAGGCCCAAGATTATCCCGGGGCGCTATGGTCGATTGGACTGCGCACCGCGAATGCCACGGAAGCCGACGTCGAGCACGCGATCCGGGAGCGACAGATTGTCCGCACCTGGCCGATGCGGGGAACACTGCATTTCGTGGCGGCGCCGGATGTGCGCTGGATGCTGGCGCTGTTGACGCCCCGGATCCTCGCCAACGCCAGGCGGCGGGCCGTGCGCCTGGAACTGGACGCCAAAACGCTGGCGCGCTGTGAAAAGCTGGTCGTGCAGGCGCTCGCTGGCGGCCGCATCATGCCTCGCGAACTCCTGCTGGCCCGGCTGGAACAAGCCAAAATTTCCACGGCCGGTTCGCGCGGCTACCATATTCTCTGGCGTCTGGCGCAACAGGGGGTGATTTGCTTCGGCCCCCGTGAGGCAAAGCAACATACGTTTGTATTGCTGGATGAATGGCTTCCGGCAGCAAAGCCGGTGGAGCGCGAAGTGGGGCTCGCTGAACTGGCCCGCCGCTACGTTACCAGCCATGGTCCGGCAACGTTGGCGGATTTTGCCGGCTGGGCGGGATTGCGGGCGGCGGACGCAAGGGACGGGGTGGACGGCGCCGCTTCAGCGCTGGAACGGGTGGCAATGAACAACAAAGTTTACTGGCTGCCGCGCCGGACAGCGCCGGCAACGCCAGCAGTGGCACAGGGGCACCTTCTGCCAGGCTTCGATGAATTCGTGCTCGGTTACAAGGACCGCGAGGCGGTGCTTGAGGCACGCCATGCGGCAAAAATCATTCCCGGCAACAACGGCATGTTCATGCCGACGATCGCCGTGGCAGGGCGCATTGCCGGCACGTGGCAACGCACGTTGAAAAAGTCCGTCACCATCCAGCTTATGCCATTTCAACGCCTGACCCGAGCCCACCGGCTGGCTCTGACGCCTGCGGTTGAGCGCTACGCCCGTTTTCTTGGAATGCCGGTGAAGTGGGAAGAGTGA
- the recA gene encoding recombinase RecA yields the protein MPPKNTEKNVEPKEAKAAEAAKISATRQRDLEAAISTITKSYGEGAIMRLGSAHAQKSIEVIPTGALAVDLALGVGGVPRGRVVEIFGPESSGKTTLMLHVIANAQKAGGLAAFIDAEHALDPAYAKKLGVNLDDLLVSQPDSGEEALTICETLARSNALDVIVVDSVAALVPKAELEGEMGMATMGMQARLMSQALRKLTALLNKSKTTCIFTNQLREKVGVMFGNPETTPGGKALKFYASVRMDIRRKDTLKDASGNAIGNHVKVKIVKNKVAPPFAEAEFDIIYNHGIDKEGSILEVGIDNGVVDKKGAWLQFNGELIGQGKDAAKKALIEKPELRQTIMEAILAKRAAAVPAN from the coding sequence ATGCCGCCCAAAAACACCGAAAAGAACGTCGAACCGAAGGAAGCCAAAGCCGCTGAAGCCGCCAAAATTTCCGCCACCCGCCAGCGCGACCTCGAAGCGGCCATTTCCACGATTACCAAGTCCTATGGCGAAGGCGCCATCATGCGCCTCGGCTCGGCCCACGCCCAGAAGTCCATTGAAGTGATTCCCACCGGCGCGCTGGCGGTTGACCTCGCACTGGGGGTGGGCGGCGTGCCGCGCGGGCGCGTTGTGGAAATCTTCGGCCCGGAGTCGTCCGGCAAAACCACGTTGATGTTGCACGTGATTGCCAATGCGCAAAAGGCCGGCGGGTTGGCGGCGTTCATCGATGCCGAGCACGCCCTGGATCCGGCCTACGCCAAGAAACTGGGCGTGAACCTCGACGATTTGCTGGTTTCGCAACCCGATTCCGGCGAGGAAGCCCTGACCATCTGCGAAACACTTGCCCGCTCAAACGCACTGGATGTGATCGTCGTGGACTCGGTTGCCGCCCTGGTCCCGAAAGCCGAACTGGAGGGCGAAATGGGCATGGCCACGATGGGCATGCAGGCGCGGCTCATGAGCCAGGCCCTGCGCAAGCTGACGGCGCTGCTCAACAAATCGAAGACCACCTGCATCTTCACCAACCAGCTGCGCGAAAAGGTCGGCGTGATGTTCGGCAATCCCGAAACCACGCCAGGTGGCAAGGCGCTCAAGTTTTACGCCAGCGTGCGCATGGACATCCGCCGCAAAGATACGCTCAAGGACGCCTCGGGCAACGCGATCGGCAATCACGTCAAGGTGAAGATTGTGAAGAACAAGGTGGCGCCACCATTCGCCGAGGCGGAGTTCGACATCATTTACAATCACGGCATCGACAAGGAAGGCAGCATCCTCGAAGTCGGTATCGACAACGGTGTGGTCGATAAAAAGGGCGCGTGGCTCCAGTTTAACGGCGAACTGATCGGGCAGGGGAAGGATGCCGCCAAGAAGGCGCTGATTGAGAAGCCCGAGCTGAGGCAGACCATCATGGAAGCCATTCTCGCGAAGCGCGCCGCGGCTGTGCCGGCAAACTGA
- a CDS encoding iron-containing alcohol dehydrogenase — translation MRFEFATAARIVFGPGTLTEAGPMARQFGRHALVVTGRTPARAEPLVTGLAQHGVQVTLFSIPGEPSTEMVDHGVAAARQTGAELVIGFGGGSAIDAGKAIAAMLTNPGELLDYLEVVGRGRSLTAAPAPFIAVPTTAGTGAEVTRNAVLTALAQQVKVSLRSPLLLPQAAIVDPELTCELPCHITAASGLDALTQLIEPFVSCRANPMTDALCREGLRRAALALPRVCAQGDNLAARTEMSLVSLWSGMALANAGLGAVHGFAGPIGGRFSAPHGAICAALLPSVMAANLRALRERAPTGETLARFDEVARLLTGNVEARAEDGVRWVSALVKDLKIPRLGDYGIAATHVPELVQKATAASSMKGNPLPLTAAETSGLLLAAL, via the coding sequence ATGCGCTTTGAATTTGCCACCGCCGCCCGCATTGTTTTCGGCCCCGGCACATTGACGGAAGCCGGCCCCATGGCGCGTCAATTCGGCCGGCATGCGCTGGTCGTCACCGGTCGCACTCCCGCGCGGGCCGAACCGCTCGTGACCGGGCTTGCTCAACACGGTGTGCAGGTCACGCTTTTTTCCATTCCCGGCGAACCTTCGACCGAAATGGTGGACCACGGGGTCGCGGCAGCGCGCCAGACCGGCGCCGAACTGGTGATTGGCTTTGGCGGCGGCAGTGCGATTGATGCAGGTAAGGCAATCGCCGCCATGTTGACGAATCCCGGCGAATTGCTCGATTACCTGGAAGTGGTCGGGCGGGGACGCAGCCTGACCGCCGCGCCGGCCCCGTTCATCGCCGTTCCCACCACGGCGGGAACGGGTGCCGAAGTCACGCGCAACGCCGTGCTGACCGCTCTGGCACAGCAGGTCAAAGTCAGCCTGCGCAGCCCGCTGCTGTTGCCCCAAGCCGCCATCGTGGATCCGGAACTCACCTGTGAACTGCCGTGCCACATCACGGCCGCGTCCGGTCTTGATGCGCTGACGCAGTTGATTGAGCCCTTCGTTTCCTGCCGGGCCAACCCCATGACGGATGCGCTGTGCCGGGAAGGACTGCGCCGTGCGGCGTTGGCTTTGCCGCGTGTCTGCGCCCAAGGTGACAATCTGGCCGCCCGCACTGAGATGTCGCTGGTCAGCTTGTGGAGCGGCATGGCCCTGGCCAACGCGGGTCTGGGTGCCGTGCACGGCTTCGCAGGGCCGATTGGTGGCCGTTTTTCCGCGCCGCACGGAGCCATTTGCGCTGCCCTCCTGCCGTCGGTCATGGCCGCCAACCTCCGGGCGCTGCGGGAACGTGCGCCCACGGGCGAAACGCTGGCACGGTTTGACGAGGTGGCGAGGCTGCTGACCGGCAACGTGGAGGCCAGAGCGGAGGATGGCGTGCGTTGGGTGAGCGCGCTGGTGAAGGATTTGAAGATTCCGCGTTTGGGCGATTACGGCATCGCCGCGACGCACGTCCCGGAACTTGTTCAAAAAGCGACCGCCGCCAGCAGCATGAAGGGAAACCCGCTGCCGCTGACGGCGGCCGAAACGAGCGGCCTTTTGCTCGCCGCGCTTTGA
- a CDS encoding putative quinol monooxygenase, whose amino-acid sequence MLVVHVHVHVKPEYVEAFKAATLENARHSVQEPGVAGFDVVQHQDDSTHFVLVEAYRTSAAPTAHKETKHYQIWRDTVAPMMAEPRTSVKYANLFPDDANW is encoded by the coding sequence ATGCTTGTCGTGCATGTCCATGTTCACGTGAAACCCGAATACGTCGAGGCGTTCAAGGCGGCCACGCTGGAAAACGCCCGTCACAGTGTGCAGGAACCCGGCGTCGCCGGTTTTGACGTTGTGCAGCACCAGGATGACTCGACGCATTTCGTGCTGGTGGAGGCGTATCGCACATCCGCCGCGCCGACCGCCCACAAGGAGACGAAGCACTACCAAATCTGGCGTGACACGGTTGCGCCCATGATGGCCGAGCCGCGCACCAGTGTGAAATACGCCAACCTGTTTCCGGACGACGCAAACTGGTGA
- a CDS encoding mechanosensitive ion channel domain-containing protein, translating into MNETNSFTQTAQQVKGWLSPESIQGYVHDYGLPVLFAIIILIVGAWAAKISKDVIHRLLSRRKLDPIIVGFIANFTYILFMVFVVLAALEKVGVKTTSFVAILGAAGLAIGLALQGSLANFAAGFLMIVFRPFKKGDYVEAGGTAGIVDEIQVFTTILNTPDNRRVIVPNAKIMSDNITNYSAMDTRRLDLTFGVSYGDDIQKVKAVLQRIVAEDPRVLKDPAAQILVGELAASSVNFIMRVWLKSGDYWPFKFDTTEKVKVEFDKEGITIPFPQHDVHLFQEK; encoded by the coding sequence ATGAATGAGACCAATTCGTTCACGCAAACGGCCCAGCAGGTCAAAGGCTGGCTGAGCCCGGAGAGCATCCAAGGCTACGTGCATGACTACGGGCTGCCGGTTCTCTTCGCGATCATCATACTGATCGTGGGCGCGTGGGCGGCGAAAATCTCCAAGGACGTGATTCACCGGCTTCTCTCCCGCCGGAAGCTCGATCCCATCATCGTCGGCTTCATCGCGAACTTCACCTACATTCTCTTCATGGTGTTTGTGGTGCTCGCCGCCCTTGAAAAGGTCGGGGTTAAAACCACGTCGTTCGTGGCGATTCTCGGTGCCGCCGGCCTGGCCATCGGCCTCGCCCTGCAAGGCTCGCTGGCCAATTTTGCTGCGGGCTTTCTCATGATCGTCTTCCGCCCCTTCAAGAAGGGCGATTACGTGGAGGCGGGCGGCACGGCCGGAATTGTCGATGAAATCCAGGTGTTCACAACGATTCTGAACACCCCTGACAATCGTCGCGTCATTGTGCCCAACGCCAAAATCATGAGTGACAACATCACAAATTATTCCGCGATGGACACCCGCCGGCTCGACCTCACGTTTGGGGTCAGCTACGGGGACGACATTCAAAAGGTGAAAGCCGTGCTGCAACGCATCGTTGCCGAGGATCCGCGGGTGCTCAAGGATCCGGCCGCGCAAATCTTGGTCGGCGAACTGGCGGCCAGCTCGGTCAATTTCATCATGCGGGTCTGGCTGAAATCCGGCGATTACTGGCCGTTCAAGTTTGACACGACAGAAAAGGTGAAAGTGGAATTCGACAAGGAAGGCATCACGATCCCCTTCCCGCAGCACGACGTGCATTTGTTCCAGGAAAAGTGA
- the msrB gene encoding peptide-methionine (R)-S-oxide reductase MsrB: MKSPLMIGQLTLAVALSIAFTGCAQEKTPGPTAPPPIYTNSTMQNFQKPSVEELKKKLTPMQFNVTQNAATEPPFRNEYDHNFKPGLYVDVVSGEPLFSSLDKFDSGCGWPAFSKPVDKTEIVQKTDTSFGMLRTEVRSKHANSHLGHVFNDGPGPSGLRFCINSASLRFVPLADMEKEGYGQYVEPFIKAGLYPAKGSPATNSTAQK, translated from the coding sequence ATGAAATCGCCCCTGATGATTGGGCAGTTGACTTTGGCCGTCGCGTTGAGCATCGCTTTCACCGGCTGTGCGCAGGAGAAAACGCCCGGCCCGACTGCACCACCGCCCATCTATACCAATTCAACCATGCAAAACTTCCAGAAGCCGTCCGTCGAGGAGTTGAAGAAGAAGCTCACGCCGATGCAGTTCAACGTGACGCAGAACGCCGCCACGGAGCCGCCGTTTCGCAACGAGTATGACCACAACTTCAAGCCGGGCCTCTATGTGGACGTCGTTTCCGGCGAACCACTGTTCAGTTCGCTCGACAAATTCGATTCCGGCTGCGGCTGGCCGGCGTTTTCCAAACCCGTGGACAAGACCGAAATCGTCCAAAAGACGGACACGTCGTTTGGCATGCTGCGCACCGAAGTGCGCTCCAAGCACGCCAACTCGCACTTGGGGCACGTCTTTAATGACGGGCCGGGGCCTTCCGGTCTTCGTTTCTGCATCAACTCCGCGTCGCTGCGTTTTGTGCCGCTGGCCGACATGGAAAAGGAAGGCTACGGCCAATACGTGGAGCCCTTCATCAAGGCCGGCCTCTATCCGGCAAAAGGCAGCCCGGCGACGAATTCGACCGCCCAAAAGTGA